Genomic DNA from Dermochelys coriacea isolate rDerCor1 chromosome 12, rDerCor1.pri.v4, whole genome shotgun sequence:
CTTCTTACTGTTAATTTTATCCTGCTAGATAAGAAAATGAAAGTAGTATCTCCTAGGAGTACAGTGGAAACATCCATTATCTAATATTTTGAAACTTGAAGTATTTAGGTAAAGGTAGCTTTAAAGCACCAAAATTCATAGAAAGGACAAGTCTAGCTGTTACAAcagttttcttaaatattttcctgCTAAGTGCATCATTCAGTATATCATTATGCATTATAATAATTTGAAATATACATATACAATTGAGTATACCAAAAATGTTAACTTTTAATGCTCTCTGTTACAGCACTGTCTACTTTGGTAGCATCTCACAAccaatttcattttgataattctTAAGGTTTGATATAAAAATGGTGTAATGTaatcaaatgaataaaaatatactTGGTTAACTGATGGATCTTGGTCTACAAACACCCTTATCTGTCTTATTCTGCTTTGTTACCTTGatataaatccagagtgactgCATGTAAATAGTCTATCCAGATTTACACtagagtaactgagagcagattgTGACCCTTGTGTTTGGAACAGTAACATTTCCTTGCTGACTCTACAAGTGATGATGGTTGGCTTTCATTGTAACAGTATGTGCCAGGTTTTCATATTTATAATCTGTATGAATAGGCTGTTTGTGAATGCGTTACAGTTTATCAGCGACCTCTACTGTGTGGAATATCAGACTCACttgtgtgtgtgattgttgcCCTGTATTGGTAGCAGTGTGCAGAGAATATAAACACTAATGTGTGTCCCAAATGAGCAAGGTGCATAAGCACCTGCGTAAGTTGAAACacataagtagttccattgatatcaatgctAAAAAGTACATACATGCTTAAGTATGTAATTTTTGAATTAGGGCCTGAAACTGCTTCAcaagtatgacaggtttcagagtagcagccgtgccgtcaggaacagtatccccgatactgtcacggctaacctggtggctgaactttgtgactttgtcctgacccataactatttcacatttggtgacaatgtataccttcaaatcagcggcactgcgatgggtacccgcatggccccacagtatgccaacatttttatggctgacttagaacaacgcttcctcagctctcgtcccctaatgcccctactctatttgcggtacattgatgacatcttcatcatctggacccatgaaaaagaagctcttgaggaattccaccatgatttcaacaatttccatcccaccatcaacctcagcctggaccagtccacgcaagagattcacttcctggacactacggtgctaataagcgatggtcacataaacgccaccctatatcggaaacctattgaccgctattcctacctatatgcctctagctttcattcagatcataccactcgatccattgtctacagccaagcgctacgatataaccacatttgctccaacccctcagacagagacaaacacctacaagatctctatcatgcattcctacaactacaatacccacctgctgaagtgaagaaacagattgacagagccagaagagtacccagaagtcacctactacaggacaggcccaacaaagaaaacaacagaacaccactagccatcaccttcagcccccaactaaaacctctccaatgcatcatcaaggatctacaacctatcctgaaggacgacccatcactctcacatatcttgggagacaggccagtccttgcttacagacagccccccaatctgaagcaaatactcaccaacaaccacacaccacacaacagaaccactaacccaggaacctatccttgcaacaaagcccgttgccaactctgtccacatatctattcaggggataccatcatagggcctaatcacatcagccacactatcagaggctcgttcacctgcgcatctaccaatgtgatatatgccatcatgtgccagcaatgcccctctgccatgtacattggccaaactggacagtctctacgtaaaagaatgaatggacacaaatcagacgtcaagaattataacattcaaaaaccagttggagaacacttcaatctctctggtcactcgatcacagacctaagagtggctatacttcaacaaaaaagcttcaaaaacagactccaacaagagactgctgaattggaattaatttgcaaactggatacaattaacttaggcttgaatagagactgggaatggatgagtcattacacaaagtaaaactatttccccatggtatttctccctccccccccccccactgttcctctgatattcttgttaactgctggaattagcctaccttgcttgtcaccatgaaaggttttcctccttccccccccctgctgctggtgatggcttatcttaagtgatcactctccttacagtgtgtatgataaacccattgtttcatgttctctctgtgtgtgtgtgtgtgtgtgtgtgtgtgtgtgtgtgtgtgtgtgtgtgtgtgtgtgtataaatctctcctctgctttttccaccaaatgcatccgatgaagtgagctgtagctcacgaaagcttatgctctaataaatttgttagtctctaaggtgccacgggtactccttttcttcacaaGTATGGTTGTTTCATAGGTTATcaacagtgatgattttgttATACTGTAGGTAGATTttctaaaacatttgaaaaatacagGATTTTCTTCTAAGTATTTCAAACAAGTTgatgttttttcttcctttcaggtGGGTTCTTTGGTAACACCAGTTGTAGGATTTATAGAGGATACATTCCAGGCCAGACCTAATCCAGATGAAGTGAGTGATGTGTTTTTGGTGCCGCTGGAGTACTTTATCAATCCATTAAAGTACATGACCTTGCCTTATAAAAGAGCAGATGGTGTTGCAAGTTGGCTGCACAGTTTTGTATATGATGACCCTGAGCGTAAAACATCACTTAGGATATGGGGACTCACTGCACATTTTGCTGTATTTCTTGCTCTTGTAATTTTTGAAAAGAAACCTACATTTGCAATTCAGTATGATTTTGACAGCTTAATTTCATCCTCTGAGAAGAGTTTCATGGAGCAGTATATGTCGCTATAccagggaagaagcagcaaaCTGTGAGCTGTGGGACCGACACATCAGTGTAAACAGttggtttaaattatttttcaaactttACTATTTGATTTTCTGAATCAGAAATTGTCCTGTTTTAATGCCTGTATTGgattacaaaaaataaagtgCTGATAGATTCATGAGCCCTAAATAGTttaatttctgtatttattttacatgtatttaaaaaaatcttggcctTGTGCGTATCTAATCCTggtcctgctctcattgaagtttgGCCGTTGACCTCAGTGGAAAGAGGAACAGGGCCTGTATTTTGTACACATATAAAACTATTGGAGGAAAATATTTTCCCAGGGTGAACCCTAGTACTACATGTCAGATTTCAGCCTCAGATTATTTTTACAGGCATATTAGAATCCCTTGAACTAAAAACAGTTATAATGGAAAAGAAGATGCCATCCTAACTGTAGTAATGCAAATGGTGTCAAAATAATGCTGATATTCCTTTCTTTGGTGTAAAGCAATAGGCCATGCCTGCATTTCCCACTAACTACCCACTAGTGCAAAGTGTTGTCCTACAAATTCTGCACTAGCAGCAGGAAGAGgattgttgctgctagcaggctggcttacaggacaactgaaacagttgctggtaaaaagcactttatttcccttcccacagccatatatatacagcacttgtttattccttttctgttgtttatcacccaatgttctcatcattcttatctttgggttccattatcttgtggtggtaaagactctcaggtgctgcttatatcattagtccttagttcagccaaagtttagtcctcagttcagccaaagttttctggccttgtccttcaacttgttgcccgcagccccgcctcttgttctgttcttttccattacttagtacacatttctaaaacatctaatactcagcatttcccacagaggATGCTGACAGTTTGCCCACTCCTCTTTGCTAAggtgaaactcccactgaaatcaataggacagAGTCAGGGAAGCAACTGGGAAGATGACAATAACCTGAACTGGGTTTTAGTGCTTCCAAAGATGGACTCTTGCTGTGGTCCCGTTAATGATGTCAGGGAAAATGGACTCAAATTTGCTCACAGTGGGCAACACTATATGGTACATCAATATTCCTGCTGCCCAAAGCAAAATGTGCAGATTCCTGTGCACAGCTATTCAGAGCTCTTGGGCTGAGGTAGATGCACAGGACTGGGTCTGCTACTGCACACAGCTATGTTTATTTAGTTAATGGAGTTGTCATGACAACTGCTTCAGTGTATAGGTTGCCATTGGCATCTGATGAATACGAGCAAATCTTAAAATTTTCTAGCCAGGTCAGCAAAGTCAGAGATATGCTGTACGTATGTACAAGATAGAGACGGTATTTTTAAAGGTACATCACTAAGAACCCAATGCTGCACACATttgggtgacaggtttcagagtggtagccatgttagtctgtatcagcaaaaacaacgaggagtccttgtggcaccttagagactaacaaatttatttgggcataaacttttgtgggctaaaactcacttcatcagatgcatagagtgaaaaatacagtaagcagtatatataagaaaagatgggagttgcctcaCAAGTCAGGGCTCAGTGCTAATGAGGTCAATTCAATTAAGGTAGAAGTGACCTATTCTCAATAGTTGATTaattttgtagtgctaacaaggccaatgcaatcaaggtggatgttacccatttccagcagttgacaaaaagatgcgagtatcagcagagggaaaattactttttgtagtgactcatccactgccagtctttattcaggcttaatttgatggtgtccagtttgcaaattaattccagttctgcagtttctcgttgaagtctgtttctgaagtttttttgttgaagaattgccatttttaattctgttattgagtgtccagagagatggaagtgttgtcctactggtttttgaatgttacaattcttgaagtccgatttgtgtccatttattcttttgcgtagagaccgTCCGGTTTGGGCAGtatacgtggcagaggggcattgctggcacatgatggcatatatcacattggtagatgtgcaggtgaacgagtccctgatggtgtgtggctgatgtggtgtGGTCCGATGattgtgtcccttgaatagatattcggacagagttggcaacggggtttgttgtagggattggttcctgggttagtatttttgttcagtgtgtagttgctggtgtgtattttcttcaggttggggggctgtctgttagcaaggactggcctgtctcccaaggtctatgagagatcatccttcaggataggttgtagatccttgatgatgagctggaaaggttttagttgggggctgtgatggctagtggcgttctgttgctTTCTTTATTGGGTCTGTCCtatagtaggcgacttctgggtacccttctggctctatcaatctgtttcttcacttcacaggtgggtattgtagttttaagaatgcttgatagagatcctgtaggtgtttgtctctgtctgagggattggagcaaatgcgattgtatcttagagcttggctgtagatgatggatcgtgtgatgtggtctggatgaaagctggaggcatgtaggtaggaatagcagtcagttgatttccggtatagggtggtatttatgtgaccattgcttatttgcactgtagtgtccaggaaatggatctcttgtgtgtactggtccaggctgaggttgatgtggggtggaaattgttgaaatcctggtggaattcttcaagggcctccttcccatgggtccagatgatgaagatgtcatcagtgtagcgcaagtagagtaggggcgctaggggatgagagctgaggaatcgttgttctaagtcagccataaaaatgttggcatactgtggggccatgtgggtacccatggaaggtatatattgtccccaaatctaCTCatggtttgcaggatcagactgaATTCACCTAAAATACCATATTATCAGAACAAGGACCTGCTCCTGCTCTCAGTTAAATTAATAGAGCTTGTGTTTACACCGCACAGTGGGAGCAGGAATTATAAGATATTTACAGTGTTAAGAAAGAGAAGCTTGAAAAAATAAAGGTCAGTGGTACAATTTCTGCATAATAGACTAGTCCTAAAGGCAAAATGCCTTGAGAATGTGAgctgttaaataaataaagttagtATAAAGTTTGCAATGCAAGTGTATGACAGGCTAGAACTTTTTACTTTGGCACGTTAAATAGGACATTTCACCTCTATCTGTGTTCAATGAATATCAAGACTAAAAGTGTAGTGGCTTACCGCTCTGACTCTTAAAGAAGCTGATTTCTCTTCTTTAGGAATGTTCCAATTTCTACTATATTTCACATCAGGCTCCAGGCTAGAATGGCTCTTCCATTTCATCCAGTAGAGTTGGCATTTCATCTTGTAGCCCATGAAATACAAAACACTTGAGCAGACATGTTCTTAACAAAAAGATAAGCTAGTAATGAATCTTAAAAGATTGATGTGCTTATACAGACATCTGAGTATATAATATGAATGACTTCTCAATATTATATGTACTGTAGCCTGAAGAAGATAAAGATGCCTTTGAATTTATGATGCAAAGAATAAAATCTCACAATTCTTCACATTAAAtgaatattatttcattttaaagggtACTAGGAATTATAGTGATAACACTTCCCATTGAATACAATGCAACTTATATATCATTGTCTTCGCACAAGTGGGCATGTATCCATATCTTGTAATTTGTACTCTTTGTAAAGCTCAGTCCCACTTTTGAATATCTACATTTCAAGTCCATAGCTAGAAAGCTTGAAAAAGTGGTGATGAGCACACTCCTTTGTTAAGGCTGTAAAGGGAAGCAGCACTCCCTGttgactaaagactgggagtcaggattcacaggttccatttccagctctgccactgacttgctctgtAGGTATGTCAGGTAGCTGGAAATGTTGCCCTACGTCTATGGGTGTGGAGGTCACATCGGCAGTAGAACTGGTGCGGTTCTACTATGCAAAATGTACATCTCTGCATGGCATGAAGTCCAGCTCCACAGGTGCTTTCTTCCTGGCAATATTTGAGAGCAAGTGCAGAGGACAGCAGTCTGCCATAAGGCATATTCTACAGttctttctcttctgctcctTGCAGGGTGCATGCTAGTTTTACAGAAGCTGCAGTCATTCAGGTAGAGTATCCGTCACAGAATTGCTCTGCCCTGGAGGGAGAATTCCTCTTCTCCCCATTCCTCTGACAGAGAACCCCAGCCGAGATACTCAGGCTGGGAACTGGGGACTCGATGtagaccttaatctctctgtgcctcagctcacTCATAAATAAGATAGATGTGGCAATTCTGTGTTGTGaagattatttaattattttgtgtaAAGCATCAAGAGATGCTTGGCTGGGAAGCAGTGGCATAGGCATAAAGTTATTATTACTTATTGTTATTGGAAATCGTCTCTCTTTGTCATTAACTTTTGTTATTCCATTTCTAGTATCATCCACTAGCAATATGGGCTGTAACTGATGTGACTTTCCTTCAGAACCTTTGCTAAATTCTTTGAGTATCCTTAGCGTATATCTagactgcagctgggaggtgaaaTTCCGAGCACAAGTAGATAGACTTGCACTAGCTCAACCTGAGCTAGAgcactaaaaataaccatgttgATGTTGTGGCACTGGCGGCAGCTCAGGTTAGCTACCCAAGTCCAAGCCCACCCAACCTCCTGCAtctgagcttgggtggctagcctgagccactgcctgCACCGTAACATTCacgttgctatttttagcacgctagcttaAGCTGAGCTACCACAAGTCAATCTGCCCGGACTGCAAATCACACCTCCtagctgtagcatagacatagccttgcAGATTTTGACAGTTGTCTCATTTTTTCACTGTCTATTTTCATCACATAATTCAGCCATTGCCTGACCATTCAGGAGTCCTGGTAACAGCTGCTCTATTCAGTTATTCATATATAGATTTTGAAGTCTCCTGCAGAGACCGGCTGTGGTAACTAAATTTTCTTTGATACAGtctgctgctggggcagcacTCAAGAAAGCATTGTTCAGTTTCTCTGATTGTTCTCCGCTGCATCACCTCAGCCATCTGAACTCTCATCCTGCTATTTATAGGTCTCTAGCATGCCTTACTGGAGCTTCTCAGTTGGATATAAAGACCTACCTTTTCAAAAGTCACTAGTGATTGTTCCTTGAGTGCTTGTCTACTAGATTCCACTTAGGTGCATATGTGCCCCATATGTGTGAGATTAGTTTCTTTTGGCCAGCAATGTCCATTGGAGCTGTGCTGCACCCTACATGACCTCATGCCCCTAGGATCCAAGGACGCACCCAAGGACATAAAGGGTAGAGCAAGCCCAAGCACCAATTAATTCATCCTTACTGCCCAGGGCAGTGAGAGGGAACTCCTGCAGTTTCCTTCGCTGTGCACTATGCATTTTTTCTTAGGGTagttaataatattattatacaTTCATTGgcatttataaacaaacaaaaacaaaaaatcacctTTTTCTATCAGATCCCCCAGTACTGGGATCTAGATACTATAGCTGAAACAAAGTCCCCAGGGTTCACAACTTGCTCCTCTTGTGACTTGGCTATCCTGCTTAATGATGGGCAGTCAAAGTGTCTTTTTTGCATTGGAGAGGGGCACATCCATGTTCAATCTGTTGCTCCTTCTCcaagaggacaaagaaagtgaGAGAGGCCCATCTTAAACTTTGTCTTAAAGACAGCCTCAGAACCTGATATTGCCTGACCTGCGGCTCAAACTCCGGCAAAAAAGGCACCTTTACTGGGCTAGTTCACTCTCAGGTGCCCAATCAAATTAGGCAAAGACCTCATCAGGCTGCTGTTTTCCCTCATGATCTTCAGCCAAAAGGTAGTTCATTGTCCAAATAGAGTCCTTCTTACACCTCAGCATAGACCAGTCACTGAATACCCAAGGTACTGCCTGAAGCCATAGTCCGCATTGCACCTAGTACTGACCTCTCAGTACTGATATAAACACGGTCAGTGCTGACAACTCCAGTGCCGATGGTTCCAGCCCCTATGGTGCAAAAGCTTTTGGCAGTGACTTTCTTAACAATGAAGGTGTCCTCAGTACTGAATGATCTTGCAGTGACACACAGCCAGAGACACCCTTGTTCTCCTCTTCTGCCATTAGATGACCTTCTACCTCAGTATCTCTCACTAATACCATTATGACACCAGTGAGCTCTTTGGCTCAGGTTGTATGGAGGATTCAAGATCGACCTAGGACACCAGACGGTAGatccctctgtggagaaaaaatatgcattttctttcttcctttctgagCATAGTAGGGAGCCTAGAAAATGGTGGGGTGAATTGTCCatctctgccttagggagcagcctgtatTGTCTCTCTCTGTGATTGGGTTCTTGTGTGGTATtcttctgaattctaagaaataaagtactgTTACATTGCATCCTTAAACAAGAGTACTTTGTTTTTATCTGACTTCtctgtgtatgctgtgaacattaGACTAATGCCAACTCAGTGATTGTCTGACATTTACTTGGCTAGCACAGATGTCAACATGCCTTGGTAACGAAACCCATCATCTCTTCAACACACC
This window encodes:
- the NUDT7 gene encoding peroxisomal coenzyme A diphosphatase NUDT7 isoform X1; protein product: MGLSDVAEHRLIFQSCTFKIFLCRSIKDKTKINLRKYDVGNKFSHLPLSKASVLMPLMVKDGTLHVLFTVRSMKLRRSPGEVCFPGGKSEPTDRDEIATALREAKEEVGLYPEQVEVICRLVPGIDKVGSLVTPVVGFIEDTFQARPNPDEVSDVFLVPLEYFINPLKYMTLPYKRADGVASWLHSFVYDDPERKTSLRIWGLTAHFAVFLALVIFEKKPTFAIQYDFDSLISSSEKSFMEQYMSLYQGRSSKL
- the NUDT7 gene encoding peroxisomal coenzyme A diphosphatase NUDT7 isoform X2; translation: MAALRDAEDARGSRSIKDKTKINLRKYDVGNKFSHLPLSKASVLMPLMVKDGTLHVLFTVRSMKLRRSPGEVCFPGGKSEPTDRDEIATALREAKEEVGLYPEQVEVICRLVPGIDKVGSLVTPVVGFIEDTFQARPNPDEVSDVFLVPLEYFINPLKYMTLPYKRADGVASWLHSFVYDDPERKTSLRIWGLTAHFAVFLALVIFEKKPTFAIQYDFDSLISSSEKSFMEQYMSLYQGRSSKL
- the NUDT7 gene encoding peroxisomal coenzyme A diphosphatase NUDT7 isoform X3, translated to MAALRDAEDARGRSIKDKTKINLRKYDVGNKFSHLPLSKASVLMPLMVKDGTLHVLFTVRSMKLRRSPGEVCFPGGKSEPTDRDEIATALREAKEEVGLYPEQVEVICRLVPGIDKVGSLVTPVVGFIEDTFQARPNPDEVSDVFLVPLEYFINPLKYMTLPYKRADGVASWLHSFVYDDPERKTSLRIWGLTAHFAVFLALVIFEKKPTFAIQYDFDSLISSSEKSFMEQYMSLYQGRSSKL